In Nitrospinota bacterium, a single window of DNA contains:
- a CDS encoding type II toxin-antitoxin system RelE/ParE family toxin: MKRKRYTVIVKRSAEKSIARFPKNIGERVLDAIERLANNPRPPGCKKLEDDYWRIWIGRRYRVIYKIDDKQRTVTVVIAKTREGAY, from the coding sequence ATGAAAAGGAAACGATACACGGTCATCGTAAAGAGAAGCGCAGAAAAGAGTATTGCAAGGTTTCCAAAAAATATAGGGGAGCGGGTTCTCGATGCCATCGAAAGGCTGGCGAACAACCCCCGCCCACCAGGTTGCAAGAAGCTCGAGGACGACTACTGGCGAATTTGGATAGGGCGTCGATACAGAGTAATTTACAAGATTGACGATAAGCAAAGGACTGTGACAGTCGTCATAGCAAAA